A window from Leptospira meyeri encodes these proteins:
- a CDS encoding LytR/AlgR family response regulator transcription factor — MESSTYSVLIIEDEYPARMLMMDYIMNCSELKLSGIAESGDKALNLLQEKQFDLVFMDINLPAVNGMDILRKEHNKSTFFIITTAYSEHAVEAFDLDATDYLLKPFSFERFRKSVDKALRFLQESKQTKIQPTNNNTNLKIQSDSAVFLLPFQDIQFISANNKSCVIHTSQKDYETAKLLKEIEEKLPSKHFIRIHKGFLVNLDYVASLRYDKGGSYTIQLKNEDETTLPVGRSFAQNLKEALKL; from the coding sequence ATGGAATCATCCACCTATTCAGTATTAATCATAGAAGATGAATATCCTGCCAGGATGCTCATGATGGATTATATTATGAACTGCTCGGAGTTAAAACTTTCCGGGATTGCAGAAAGTGGAGATAAGGCATTAAATCTACTACAAGAAAAACAGTTTGATTTGGTTTTTATGGATATCAACCTTCCAGCCGTCAATGGGATGGATATTTTACGAAAGGAACATAACAAAAGTACATTTTTCATCATTACCACTGCCTACAGTGAGCATGCAGTTGAGGCTTTTGATTTGGATGCTACAGATTATTTGTTAAAACCATTTTCATTCGAAAGATTTCGCAAATCAGTAGATAAAGCCTTACGTTTTTTACAAGAATCAAAACAAACTAAAATCCAACCTACAAACAATAACACAAATCTAAAAATCCAATCCGATTCTGCCGTATTTCTTTTACCGTTTCAAGACATTCAGTTTATTTCTGCAAATAACAAAAGTTGCGTGATACATACCTCGCAAAAGGATTACGAAACGGCAAAATTACTCAAAGAAATTGAGGAAAAATTGCCTTCAAAACACTTCATTCGCATACACAAAGGTTTTTTGGTTAATTTGGATTATGTGGCAAGCCTACGATATGACAAGGGTGGATCTTATACAATTCAACTAAAAAATGAGGATGAAACAACCTTGCCAGTCGGCCGTTCCTTTGCTCAAAATCTAAAAGAAGCACTCAAATTATAA
- a CDS encoding hydrogen peroxide-inducible genes activator, with the protein MTITQLRYIVALDQLKSFAKAAEHCLVAQPTLSLQIQKVEQELGFELFDRKKNPVITTKLGKAVVDQAKNTLKEADKLFEIAGQWKDEPAGSISIGIIPTVSNYLIPSIYLSLQKEFSKVNFRISELPTLTILEKLESEEIDLGILATPLKIPNIVEHPLYYEPFVVYYPKDAKEKSTSVSMKHIEKYPLLVLGEEHCFRHQSLKICNRNALAKIESGSVETLKRMVDMGIGVTLLPKLAVGKSSERVVPFQSPEPAREISLVYKKGFYKTKILKKLTSLILDVIPKEYHSKEKFKIIGVSLNQD; encoded by the coding sequence ATGACAATCACTCAACTTCGATATATCGTTGCTTTGGATCAATTAAAGAGTTTTGCAAAAGCCGCCGAACATTGTTTAGTTGCTCAGCCAACTTTGAGTTTACAAATCCAAAAAGTTGAGCAAGAGCTTGGGTTTGAATTATTTGATCGGAAAAAAAATCCAGTCATTACCACCAAATTGGGCAAAGCTGTGGTTGACCAAGCTAAAAATACATTAAAAGAGGCGGACAAACTCTTTGAAATTGCGGGTCAATGGAAGGACGAACCAGCCGGGAGTATATCGATTGGAATCATTCCTACTGTAAGTAATTATTTGATTCCTTCTATATATTTAAGTTTGCAAAAAGAATTTTCCAAGGTCAATTTCCGAATTTCAGAACTTCCTACCCTAACTATTTTAGAAAAATTAGAATCAGAGGAAATCGATTTGGGGATTCTTGCCACTCCGCTTAAGATTCCAAATATCGTAGAACATCCACTTTATTATGAACCGTTCGTTGTTTATTATCCCAAAGATGCAAAAGAAAAATCTACATCTGTTTCAATGAAACATATCGAGAAATATCCTTTGCTTGTACTTGGAGAAGAGCATTGCTTCAGGCACCAGTCTTTGAAAATATGCAACCGAAATGCGCTTGCAAAAATTGAAAGTGGAAGTGTGGAAACTTTGAAAAGAATGGTGGATATGGGTATAGGAGTGACCTTATTGCCCAAATTAGCTGTCGGAAAATCATCGGAACGAGTGGTACCGTTTCAATCGCCCGAACCTGCTCGTGAAATTAGTTTGGTTTATAAAAAAGGTTTTTATAAAACTAAAATATTAAAAAAACTTACCAGTTTGATTCTCGATGTGATTCCAAAGGAATACCATTCAAAAGAAAAATTTAAAATCATCGGGGTGTCTCTGAACCAGGACTAA
- a CDS encoding LIC20211 family lipoprotein translates to MKHFITITSVLFLSLIINNCASSSVGIATSNKPIPNTPYETVKTVEKTFTWYALDFIIFGLPFTEPPVTDLYEKVMEEDSGDALVNIRYWNDKSIFGPLTRYRFTIKGDLVRFPSQTTTKNKK, encoded by the coding sequence ATGAAACATTTTATCACTATAACTAGTGTCTTATTTTTATCCCTTATTATCAATAATTGTGCGTCCTCATCAGTTGGAATAGCGACTAGCAACAAACCAATCCCTAACACTCCTTACGAAACTGTTAAAACTGTAGAGAAAACCTTTACGTGGTATGCATTGGATTTCATCATCTTCGGTTTACCGTTCACTGAACCTCCTGTCACCGATTTGTATGAAAAAGTTATGGAGGAAGATTCAGGTGATGCCCTCGTTAACATTCGTTACTGGAATGACAAATCAATTTTCGGACCTTTAACTCGTTACCGTTTTACCATCAAAGGTGATTTAGTGCGTTTTCCATCACAAACAACTACTAAAAACAAAAAATAA
- a CDS encoding PP2C family protein-serine/threonine phosphatase: MRILSFIFPIVLTAVISLSSEPLKVSSKYLTKIPEGWTFTSQGKTIPIQVGKGLSLQGLNPPVHGSYKTSFYYEPDNKPLGIYLDRVQEVDKLFINGVLLGETGQISKEGLYLPNWYYKRLYFIPSSVLKENQINQLEIEIHFRNKTFQGGLFRKIPVMGNYEQLQEFIIREDGRDFCFIMLFFGIGAYQIFSIILKRQAKSNFYLLLSTLIFVMWRLPLLNISYTYTNLSFFFWLKVFFTAQTLLPVSIFLFSYSLFQTKLKLNERLLIFFLLCLAFLQTWELEIPTRILLLRIWEFSLIIVVFFIIRGVIRAAKAKKAEAYFLTIGFICICIGTTIDIIIDVTSGKNIYLTQYGFLILMILSGVAISYRHAKNEKELSILTKDLEIRVRERTIELREKNQDLEQDLFFASQLQSYLLPKEHPNTIGIRIHTTYLPMKQVGGDLYDWVELDENRLLLLIADVAGHGVPAAFVSSMVKVQFRESTKNINSPKDVLEHMNQALTSLVSRYFITACCALIDSDKKTITFSTAGHPNPLIYNRSNGKFEFMNIKGPIIGWRESFTYGEWTHQMKTGDRYFFFTDGVTEARAENKLFGESKILDLLERGKDKDIKTLSQEIIVQISKFSEEELKDDVTFFFIDVT, from the coding sequence ATGAGAATCCTCTCATTTATTTTCCCCATTGTCCTTACTGCGGTCATTTCGCTTTCCTCGGAACCACTTAAAGTAAGTTCAAAGTACCTTACGAAGATTCCGGAAGGTTGGACCTTTACGTCCCAAGGAAAAACAATCCCCATCCAAGTGGGGAAAGGGCTTTCTTTACAAGGGTTGAACCCGCCTGTCCATGGAAGTTATAAAACTAGCTTCTACTACGAACCAGACAACAAACCCCTTGGTATCTATTTAGACAGGGTTCAAGAGGTGGACAAACTTTTTATCAACGGTGTATTGTTAGGAGAGACTGGCCAAATTTCAAAGGAAGGTTTGTATTTGCCAAACTGGTATTACAAACGTTTATATTTTATTCCAAGCTCAGTTCTCAAAGAAAATCAAATAAACCAATTAGAAATCGAAATCCATTTTCGTAACAAAACCTTTCAAGGAGGATTATTTAGAAAAATTCCAGTAATGGGAAATTACGAACAACTCCAAGAATTTATCATCAGAGAAGATGGACGTGATTTTTGTTTTATCATGTTGTTTTTTGGAATTGGTGCTTACCAAATTTTTTCAATAATCCTCAAAAGACAGGCAAAATCGAATTTTTACCTTCTCTTGTCTACGCTAATTTTTGTTATGTGGAGACTCCCTCTGCTAAACATTAGTTACACATATACAAACCTTTCTTTTTTCTTTTGGTTAAAAGTATTTTTTACAGCTCAAACTTTACTTCCAGTTTCTATCTTTTTATTTAGTTATTCTTTATTTCAAACCAAACTTAAACTCAATGAGCGATTGTTAATTTTTTTCCTTCTTTGCCTTGCTTTTTTGCAAACTTGGGAACTTGAAATTCCGACAAGAATTTTGTTACTACGGATCTGGGAGTTCTCATTAATCATAGTTGTGTTTTTCATTATAAGAGGAGTTATTCGAGCTGCCAAAGCAAAAAAAGCAGAAGCATATTTCCTTACCATCGGTTTCATCTGTATCTGCATTGGCACAACAATAGATATTATAATAGATGTGACTTCAGGAAAAAATATATACTTAACACAATACGGTTTTTTAATTCTTATGATTTTATCAGGTGTCGCAATATCTTATCGACATGCAAAAAATGAAAAGGAACTATCCATTCTCACAAAAGATTTAGAAATTCGTGTCCGTGAAAGAACCATCGAACTAAGAGAAAAAAACCAAGACCTCGAACAGGATTTATTTTTTGCATCCCAACTCCAAAGTTATCTTTTGCCAAAGGAACATCCAAACACTATCGGGATTAGAATTCATACAACTTACTTACCGATGAAACAAGTAGGTGGTGATTTATATGACTGGGTGGAATTAGATGAAAATCGTTTGCTTTTGTTAATTGCAGATGTTGCTGGACACGGTGTTCCTGCAGCTTTTGTATCTTCAATGGTAAAAGTTCAATTTAGAGAATCTACCAAAAACATCAACTCACCGAAAGATGTTTTAGAGCATATGAACCAAGCATTGACCTCACTTGTTAGCAGATATTTTATCACTGCTTGTTGCGCATTAATTGATTCAGACAAAAAAACCATTACCTTTTCTACAGCAGGTCATCCCAATCCACTCATATACAATCGATCCAATGGTAAATTCGAATTTATGAATATCAAAGGTCCCATCATTGGCTGGAGAGAGTCATTTACTTACGGAGAATGGACCCATCAAATGAAAACTGGTGATCGTTACTTTTTTTTCACCGATGGTGTCACGGAAGCGCGTGCTGAAAATAAATTATTTGGTGAAAGCAAAATACTTGATCTACTGGAAAGAGGAAAAGACAAGGATATAAAAACATTATCTCAAGAAATTATAGTGCAAATTTCCAAGTTTTCGGAAGAAGAACTAAAAGATGATGTTACCTTTTTCTTTATTGATGTAACTTAA